The Planctomycetia bacterium genome has a window encoding:
- a CDS encoding LamG domain-containing protein: MTTSVLSMCRLPFVLIYLFLVGANVGADDSTATIAVHWPFVSDARAAVGTAHATSRGGVQFKTVSGRPAAVLNGRDAYFESATPLRFGTGDFSVAMWVHPDRPLTAIPGNLLSCWNPLQRRGWNLYVQGSSSAYSSICDSRHLHFGIDDGWNGPERDHGKPWPSNSLISNLIVHEGRLYASIADADEPAAYARVFRLSDDERSWEDCGRLGNDETIPSVMSMIVHDGKLYAGTGAWDWVRAFSKDGKHRAPRSTRVFVYEGGKKWRDLGEVGKGSRVLCLCSFAGSLYAGLDSVGGGKLFRLDQDRWIDCGSPDNRNLENLMPCYGALHVATHGNVYRYEDENKFVLIGKEPHGINQIHALHMYDGKLIAGTWPQGYILRHATNGKWEIMGRLGLPPGKDEEINETNDLEYHNGALYAGLLPLAELYRYERDGQWARIGQLGRRKDFTNERANLASWMRLTAMASYRGRLFVGTGSCQGRAVDCDADGTLGRVRSYAFGQMVSHEKDLPPGWVHVAAVRRERTLELYLNGRLVAKSGDQPSQSIDVDSDSPLRIGFGNLTHFSGALSDVRLYRGALSEHDVAKLAQGN, from the coding sequence ATGACCACATCCGTGCTTTCCATGTGTCGGCTTCCGTTTGTCTTGATCTATCTCTTTCTAGTGGGAGCGAACGTCGGTGCGGACGACTCCACCGCGACCATCGCGGTGCATTGGCCGTTTGTTTCCGACGCTCGCGCGGCCGTCGGGACGGCACATGCGACAAGCCGCGGTGGGGTGCAATTCAAGACAGTCAGTGGTCGGCCGGCGGCTGTGCTCAACGGGCGGGACGCCTATTTTGAATCGGCGACGCCGTTGCGGTTCGGAACCGGCGACTTTTCGGTCGCGATGTGGGTTCATCCGGATCGTCCGCTCACTGCCATTCCGGGCAACCTGCTGAGTTGCTGGAACCCGCTCCAACGCCGAGGATGGAATCTGTACGTGCAAGGGAGTTCGTCCGCTTATTCGTCGATTTGCGACAGCCGACATTTGCATTTTGGGATCGACGACGGTTGGAACGGCCCGGAGCGTGACCACGGCAAACCTTGGCCAAGCAATTCATTGATCAGCAACCTGATCGTACACGAAGGGCGGCTTTATGCGAGTATCGCCGACGCCGACGAGCCGGCCGCCTATGCCCGCGTTTTCCGTTTATCGGACGACGAACGCAGTTGGGAAGACTGTGGGCGGCTTGGCAACGATGAGACGATCCCCTCGGTAATGTCGATGATCGTCCACGACGGCAAATTGTACGCCGGTACCGGCGCCTGGGACTGGGTCCGCGCGTTTAGCAAGGACGGTAAGCATCGCGCTCCGCGATCAACCCGCGTCTTCGTCTATGAAGGGGGCAAAAAATGGCGTGATCTTGGGGAAGTCGGCAAAGGTTCGCGAGTTCTTTGCTTGTGCAGCTTCGCCGGATCGCTTTACGCCGGTCTCGATTCAGTCGGGGGTGGTAAATTATTCCGACTTGATCAGGATCGCTGGATCGATTGCGGATCGCCGGATAATCGAAACCTCGAGAACCTGATGCCGTGCTACGGGGCGCTGCACGTCGCGACCCACGGCAATGTTTATCGATATGAAGACGAGAACAAGTTCGTCCTCATCGGCAAGGAGCCGCACGGCATCAACCAGATTCACGCCTTGCACATGTACGATGGCAAGCTGATCGCGGGGACTTGGCCTCAGGGCTACATTCTTCGTCACGCGACGAACGGGAAGTGGGAGATCATGGGCCGGCTCGGCCTGCCGCCCGGCAAGGACGAGGAGATCAACGAAACGAACGATCTCGAATATCACAACGGCGCGCTTTACGCGGGGCTGCTCCCGCTTGCGGAACTATATCGGTACGAGCGCGACGGACAGTGGGCGAGGATCGGCCAACTCGGCCGACGAAAGGATTTCACGAATGAACGGGCAAATTTGGCGAGTTGGATGCGACTGACCGCGATGGCGAGTTATCGCGGTCGGCTCTTCGTGGGAACCGGATCATGTCAGGGGCGTGCCGTCGATTGCGACGCCGATGGGACGCTGGGCCGCGTCCGTTCCTACGCCTTTGGGCAGATGGTGAGCCACGAAAAAGACCTCCCGCCGGGCTGGGTCCACGTAGCGGCAGTGCGGCGAGAACGGACTCTGGAACTCTACCTCAACGGCCGACTGGTGGCGAAATCCGGCGATCAACCGTCGCAATCGATCGACGTCGATAGCGATTCTCCGCTGCGAATCGGCTTCGGAAACCTGACGCACTTCTCCGGGGCGTTGTCCGATGTTCGGCTCTATCGTGGAGCATTGTCCGAGCACGATGTCGCAAAACTGGCTCAGGGAAATTAA
- a CDS encoding RHS repeat-associated core domain-containing protein: MSDIANYIVDGTTVGATIAAATFHFEYDAKARLIESTGPEGTRSYKYDGLNQLTCVLDQSGATLESYAFDAAGDRKTSTSSATGTSGYTPDPHNRVDSDGTYAYEYDDRGNRTAKTSLADGTREEYQWDHRNRLVEVTWKRVDGATSGSLTYRYDASNHRIGKKVYDAEGELVDAERYVYAGDKLLLVLDGAGELRLRQFVAEGQVLGQQRTGHGLEWLLTDELGSTRALVAADGTLVAKYSYDAYGNLTAGSGDPTLVRSGWTGLTYDAETGNYYAWNRYLDPRLGDWLNPDPIGFAGGTLNLNQYVGNDPLNNVDPTGLAEYDPSYYSFTPSFGGPLKSTSDPIRAPLTITPCFYCHSTPSQIAEINRYSADNGESEILAVAQGFGSRTRSFFAGIRNFGAAICDDAVLFLTDKDQFMDNKIAAAGRFAEKASQTIGFGGNLVFNREDAWSEVYNGMENYVEELGNRLSTTKGRGDLVGGVAFEAGFTLIGGKLANVATDLSGLSTAVRSTPANTTFRSGLASIAEGAPMDSVRFQKIKAAFDRNGGIIDQSDFAQMQLLEAGGPGQTGLTLSAKDILMRPNPTASTVFDEMIHTTQFRTGRAQAIYDWVGQDLGDIVLEIEVQQRLLQNSRAWGLTAPETTSVNSRLEGLMRSFENHPNRPSR; the protein is encoded by the coding sequence GTGTCGGACATCGCGAATTACATCGTCGACGGTACGACGGTCGGCGCGACGATCGCAGCGGCGACGTTCCACTTCGAGTACGACGCGAAGGCGCGGCTGATCGAGTCGACCGGCCCGGAGGGGACGCGGTCTTACAAGTACGACGGCTTGAACCAGCTGACGTGCGTGCTCGATCAAAGCGGAGCGACGCTCGAGTCGTACGCCTTCGACGCGGCCGGCGACCGCAAGACGTCTACCTCGTCGGCGACGGGAACGTCGGGCTACACGCCCGATCCGCACAATCGGGTAGACTCGGACGGGACGTACGCCTACGAGTACGACGACCGGGGGAACCGAACGGCGAAGACTTCGCTGGCCGACGGCACGCGGGAAGAGTACCAGTGGGACCATCGTAACCGTCTGGTCGAGGTGACCTGGAAGCGGGTCGACGGCGCAACGTCCGGCTCGCTGACGTACCGGTACGACGCGTCGAACCACCGGATCGGGAAAAAGGTATACGACGCGGAAGGCGAGTTGGTCGACGCGGAGCGTTACGTCTACGCGGGCGACAAGCTCTTGCTGGTGCTCGACGGCGCGGGCGAGCTCCGGTTGCGGCAATTCGTCGCCGAAGGGCAAGTGCTCGGCCAGCAGCGGACGGGGCATGGCTTGGAATGGCTCCTCACCGATGAGCTCGGCAGCACCCGGGCCTTGGTCGCTGCCGACGGGACCCTCGTGGCGAAGTATTCCTACGACGCCTACGGCAACCTCACGGCAGGCTCGGGCGACCCGACGCTGGTCCGCTCCGGCTGGACCGGCCTGACGTACGACGCCGAGACCGGCAACTACTACGCCTGGAACCGCTACCTCGACCCCAGACTCGGCGACTGGCTCAACCCCGACCCCATCGGCTTCGCCGGAGGGACGTTGAACCTGAATCAGTACGTCGGCAACGATCCGCTCAACAACGTCGATCCGACCGGGTTGGCGGAATACGACCCATCCTACTACAGCTTCACGCCTTCGTTCGGCGGTCCACTTAAATCCACTTCGGATCCGATACGGGCACCGCTTACCATCACGCCCTGCTTTTATTGCCATTCGACTCCAAGTCAGATTGCAGAAATCAATCGTTATTCCGCGGACAATGGGGAATCCGAAATTCTCGCCGTGGCTCAGGGCTTCGGCTCTAGGACCCGTTCCTTTTTTGCCGGTATTAGAAATTTCGGAGCTGCCATTTGTGACGATGCCGTACTGTTTTTAACCGACAAAGACCAATTCATGGATAATAAGATTGCAGCGGCCGGACGTTTCGCCGAAAAAGCGAGCCAAACGATCGGCTTCGGCGGCAATCTGGTATTCAATCGGGAAGACGCGTGGTCGGAGGTTTATAATGGAATGGAGAACTACGTCGAAGAGCTCGGGAACCGTTTAAGCACGACGAAAGGAAGAGGTGACCTCGTCGGCGGCGTGGCGTTCGAGGCGGGATTTACGCTGATCGGAGGAAAGTTAGCGAACGTTGCTACGGACTTGTCGGGCCTGTCGACCGCAGTGCGGAGCACTCCAGCCAACACAACCTTCCGGTCGGGACTGGCAAGCATTGCGGAAGGGGCACCGATGGATTCGGTGCGATTCCAGAAGATCAAAGCGGCATTCGATAGGAACGGCGGCATAATTGACCAAAGCGATTTCGCTCAGATGCAATTGCTTGAAGCAGGGGGTCCTGGGCAAACAGGACTTACTCTGAGTGCAAAAGACATTCTTATGCGGCCAAACCCCACGGCCAGCACCGTCTTCGATGAAATGATTCATACCACTCAGTTCCGAACAGGCCGTGCTCAGGCGATTTACGATTGGGTCGGTCAAGACCTCGGTGACATTGTTTTGGAAATCGAAGTTCAACAACGCTTGTTACAAAACTCTCGTGCTTGGGGTTTAACGGCACCGGAAACAACTTCGGTGAATTCCCGCCTGGAAGGGTTGATGAGGTCATTTGAGAATCACCCGAACCGGCCTTCACGCTAG